Proteins from one Microbacterium faecale genomic window:
- a CDS encoding EamA family transporter produces the protein MTRAPAWAGLVWLGLACQEVGAALAVTLFPRVGAIGMVALRLVFSAVVLMAIARPRIRGIARSSWWAVVRLGIAIAVMNGLFYLALDRLALGVAVTFEVLGPLVYAVVVARRASAWVWAGLALCGVIALGGGGWDRLDAWGVVFALGAALMWAFYIRSSADVGRAFPKLDGLALAMVVGTLLSLPVASFTAGAALLDPWLLLLGAGVAILSSTIPYGLELLALRRLSQAAFGILMSLAPATAALAGWLLLGQAMSWLEIVGLTIVVIASAGAVLVKPRRERGDEDPFTDTGPITTSLS, from the coding sequence ATGACACGGGCGCCCGCCTGGGCCGGGCTGGTGTGGCTCGGACTCGCCTGTCAGGAAGTCGGCGCCGCCCTCGCGGTGACGCTATTCCCCCGCGTCGGGGCGATCGGAATGGTCGCCCTCCGGCTCGTGTTCTCGGCCGTCGTGCTCATGGCCATCGCCCGCCCGCGGATCCGCGGGATCGCGCGATCGTCGTGGTGGGCGGTCGTGCGCCTCGGCATCGCAATCGCCGTCATGAACGGGCTGTTCTACCTGGCGCTTGACCGGCTCGCGCTCGGTGTCGCGGTGACCTTCGAGGTGCTCGGACCACTCGTCTATGCGGTCGTCGTCGCACGGCGTGCGTCGGCGTGGGTGTGGGCCGGTCTCGCGCTCTGCGGCGTCATCGCGCTCGGCGGGGGCGGATGGGATCGCCTCGACGCGTGGGGTGTCGTCTTCGCGCTCGGCGCTGCCCTGATGTGGGCGTTCTACATCCGCTCGTCGGCGGACGTCGGGCGTGCGTTCCCCAAGCTCGACGGACTCGCCCTCGCGATGGTCGTCGGAACGCTCCTGAGCCTGCCGGTCGCGAGCTTCACCGCGGGCGCCGCTCTGCTGGATCCGTGGCTCCTGCTGCTCGGTGCGGGCGTCGCGATCCTGTCGTCGACGATCCCCTACGGTCTCGAGCTTCTCGCTCTGCGTCGCCTCAGCCAGGCCGCGTTCGGGATCCTCATGAGCCTGGCCCCCGCGACCGCCGCGCTCGCGGGATGGCTCCTGCTCGGGCAGGCGATGTCGTGGCTCGAGATCGTCGGGCTCACGATCGTCGTGATCGCCTCGGCCGGCGCCGTGCTGGTCAAGCCGCGTCGCGAGCGCGGCGACGAGGATCCGTTCACCGACACGGGCCCGATCACGACCTCGCTGTCGTAG
- a CDS encoding serine hydrolase domain-containing protein — MSFSFRRGRVGGAVAVFAAAAMLLTGCTGDERPAPADIADPLPEEVTERLQAASERAAAAAGAPGAIVGVWVPWAGEWVSGVGETEPGSGVQPSPEMTFRAATVTRSMTCDVLYAMDGGAVDLDDSLTEYVHSVPHLDEVTLVDLCDGVAGLRSSDSGNWNAMLSNPTREWSPREFAATGLGAGQGKVGVWAESDTSFFLLGLALENASRTTMRELYERYVAEPQGLHNTVLPNDQASAPGSEPLPGFYTSSSARENGCEEPPRDMTELSASIGYASSGVVSDVADLGSYVANVAASAGSGDDLAPRWARSVPLEDDGAQWMRAAGGNRLLGSMLGQQGKIFGYSTAAYSDIDTGLTVVVALNNSAAGGDLAGALARELAAIAFETPSEDRPETSLPWTADQAHQAVGDAAVCPIE; from the coding sequence ATGAGCTTCTCCTTCCGTCGCGGCCGCGTCGGTGGCGCTGTCGCGGTGTTCGCGGCTGCTGCGATGCTCCTCACGGGGTGCACGGGCGACGAGCGTCCCGCGCCTGCGGACATCGCGGATCCGCTTCCCGAAGAGGTCACCGAGCGTCTGCAGGCCGCCAGCGAGCGCGCAGCCGCGGCGGCGGGCGCGCCCGGCGCGATCGTCGGCGTCTGGGTGCCGTGGGCCGGCGAATGGGTCTCGGGCGTCGGGGAGACGGAGCCGGGCTCGGGCGTGCAGCCATCGCCCGAGATGACATTCCGCGCGGCGACCGTGACGCGATCGATGACGTGTGACGTGCTCTACGCGATGGATGGCGGCGCGGTCGACCTCGACGACAGCCTCACCGAGTACGTGCACAGCGTGCCGCACCTCGACGAGGTCACCCTCGTCGACCTCTGCGATGGTGTCGCGGGCCTTCGTTCATCGGACTCCGGCAATTGGAATGCGATGCTGAGCAACCCGACGCGTGAGTGGTCGCCGCGCGAGTTCGCGGCCACCGGCCTCGGCGCGGGACAGGGCAAGGTCGGCGTGTGGGCAGAGTCCGACACGTCGTTCTTCCTGCTCGGCCTCGCGCTTGAGAACGCCTCGCGCACGACGATGCGCGAGTTGTACGAGCGCTACGTCGCCGAGCCGCAGGGCCTCCACAACACGGTGCTGCCGAACGACCAAGCGTCCGCGCCCGGATCCGAGCCGCTTCCGGGGTTCTATACCTCCTCGAGCGCGCGCGAGAACGGCTGCGAGGAGCCCCCGCGCGACATGACGGAGCTGTCGGCCTCGATCGGATACGCCTCCTCGGGCGTCGTCTCAGATGTTGCCGATCTCGGCTCATACGTTGCCAATGTGGCCGCCTCGGCCGGGTCGGGTGACGACCTCGCCCCGCGATGGGCCCGATCGGTGCCCCTGGAAGACGACGGGGCACAGTGGATGCGCGCGGCGGGCGGCAACCGCCTGCTCGGATCGATGCTCGGCCAGCAGGGCAAGATCTTCGGGTACTCGACCGCCGCATACAGCGACATCGACACCGGCCTCACCGTCGTCGTCGCGCTCAACAACTCGGCCGCCGGCGGCGACCTGGCGGGGGCTCTCGCACGCGAGCTCGCCGCGATCGCCTTCGAGACGCCGAGTGAGGATCGCCCCGAGACGTCGCTGCCCTGGACCGCCGACCAGGCGCACCAGGCGGTCGGCGACGCGGCCGTCTGCCCGATCGAATAG